The genomic stretch GGTCAATGGTCATGCCCCGCTCTTTTTCCTCGCGCAGGCGGTCGGGGTCAATGCCGGTCAATGCCTGAACCAAGGCTGATTTGCCATGATCTACATGGCCTGCAGTGCCGAGAACAAACATAGTCTACTTTACGATGATCTTTCCTTTGGGGTGATCTACTACCTCTCCCACCACACTAGCTTCTGCCGTGCCCGCCTGATGCAGCCTGGCAAGCAGTGACTCCGCTTGGGCGGCACCGAGCGAGATCAGCAGCCCTCCTGAAGTCTGAGGATCGAAGAGGATGTCTTCCAGATAGTCTGGCAGCCCGCCGGCAAACTCCACTGTCTTGGAGCGGAATTGCTTGTTGCGGTGCGTGCCTCCGGGGATCAACCCCATCGTGGCGAATTCCACGGTCCTGGCAAATACTGGAACTGAGGCGGAATAGATCTTCATGCCTACGGCACTGTTCTCCGCCATTTCGCCAGCGTGGCCAAGAAGTCCGAAGCCGGTGATATCGGTGCAAGCGTGGACACCCACCTCCTGCATTAACTCTGAGGCCGTGCTGTTCAAAGCGGCCATGTACCTGACAACCCTGTCCACGGTCTCCTTGGCTGCCAGCCCGCCCTTGAGGGCAGTATTGATGATCCCCGTGCCCAGGGGCTTGGTCAAGATCAGCTTGTCTCCAGGCCTGGCCCCTGACTTGGTCACCACCCTGCCAGGGTGGATGATGCCGGTGACAGACAGCCCGTATTTCAACTCCTGGTCTTCGACGCTATGCCCTCCCACCAGCACCACCTCAGCCTCTCTCATCTT from Chloroflexota bacterium encodes the following:
- the selD gene encoding selenide, water dikinase SelD — its product is MVEKPSPRLTETVRGAGUASKLGPGDLDRALCGLPLVSHPNLIVGLEQADDAGVYKLTEELAIIQTIDFFTPIVDDPRTFGQIAVANALSDVYAMGGKPLTAMNVVCFPIKTMDISVLREILIGGLEKMREAEVVLVGGHSVEDQELKYGLSVTGIIHPGRVVTKSGARPGDKLILTKPLGTGIINTALKGGLAAKETVDRVVRYMAALNSTASELMQEVGVHACTDITGFGLLGHAGEMAENSAVGMKIYSASVPVFARTVEFATMGLIPGGTHRNKQFRSKTVEFAGGLPDYLEDILFDPQTSGGLLISLGAAQAESLLARLHQAGTAEASVVGEVVDHPKGKIIVK